A region from the Geobacter benzoatilyticus genome encodes:
- a CDS encoding biotin--[acetyl-CoA-carboxylase] ligase codes for MSGESPRPDAGGSREIDRKILEIFRGRNGGVVSGEELSRLLNVSRTAVWKHIKALKDLGYRVEAVPSRGYRLVSSPDILTPAELSTGLNVKIVGTSLVCVSETESTNILAGRLAEEGAAEGTVVIADSQNRGKGRLGRLWESPAGVNLYCSVILRPPIMPIHAPQLTFLSAVAVAEAIERAAGLIPVIKWPNDVLVNGFKVAGLLNEMSAEMERVDYLVLGIGVNINMQRSQFPGDLRHPASSLAIEAGHGVERLSFTRALLEALDSHYDSYCAEGYAPLRQAWLDRSAVMGRRVRVNCQERQVSGTVEGIDEIGALLVRTPDGKQERVLAGDVTIDE; via the coding sequence GTGAGCGGTGAGTCTCCACGCCCCGATGCCGGCGGAAGCCGGGAAATCGACCGAAAGATTCTGGAGATCTTCAGGGGCCGTAACGGGGGCGTCGTATCCGGCGAAGAACTGAGCCGCCTCCTTAATGTATCGCGCACCGCCGTCTGGAAACATATCAAGGCCCTCAAGGACCTCGGCTACCGCGTCGAAGCGGTTCCTTCCAGAGGGTACCGTCTCGTCTCCTCTCCCGATATCCTTACCCCCGCGGAACTTTCAACCGGCCTTAACGTCAAGATTGTCGGCACTTCCCTGGTATGCGTCAGTGAGACTGAATCTACGAATATCCTTGCCGGTCGCCTTGCCGAAGAAGGTGCCGCCGAGGGTACCGTTGTGATTGCCGATTCACAGAACCGGGGCAAGGGAAGGCTCGGCAGGCTCTGGGAATCTCCGGCTGGCGTAAACCTTTATTGTTCCGTTATCCTGCGGCCGCCGATCATGCCCATTCATGCTCCCCAGCTTACCTTCCTGTCGGCAGTGGCAGTGGCCGAGGCTATCGAGCGTGCCGCCGGCCTGATTCCAGTCATCAAGTGGCCCAATGACGTACTGGTTAACGGTTTCAAGGTGGCGGGGCTGCTCAACGAAATGAGCGCCGAGATGGAGCGGGTCGATTACCTGGTGCTCGGCATCGGGGTCAACATCAATATGCAGCGAAGCCAGTTCCCCGGCGACCTGCGCCACCCTGCCAGTTCCCTGGCCATTGAGGCCGGTCATGGGGTGGAGCGGCTTTCTTTTACCCGGGCGCTTCTTGAAGCCCTTGATTCACACTATGACAGTTATTGTGCTGAAGGGTACGCTCCTCTGCGCCAGGCTTGGCTCGACCGGAGCGCCGTGATGGGCCGCAGGGTTCGGGTTAACTGTCAGGAGCGGCAAGTGAGTGGGACTGTTGAGGGGATTGACGAGATCGGCGCTCTTTTGGTGAGAACTCCGGATGGCAAACAGGAACGGGTTCTTGCGGGGGATGTGACAATAGATGAGTGA
- the nadC gene encoding carboxylating nicotinate-nucleotide diphosphorylase produces MTGLDRIIENALMEDIHTGDITTLAVVSERRPARARLIAKESMVLAGVNVAARVFTFLDASTGFRPLHGDGARLAAGDLIAELDGDSAMLLQGERVALNLLQRMSGTATLTSRYVEAVAGTRARIVDTRKTTPGLRVLEKYAVRVGGGINHRTGLYDGVLIKENHIAAAGGITQAVTRARAYIPHTMKIEVETETLAEVAEAIDAGAEIIMLDNMDLATMTEAVQLIGGRSLVEASGGVNLETVRGIAETGVDIISVGALTHSARAMDISMLLEAE; encoded by the coding sequence ATGACAGGCCTTGACAGGATTATTGAAAATGCACTCATGGAAGATATCCATACGGGTGACATCACGACTCTTGCGGTGGTGTCGGAGCGGCGTCCGGCCCGCGCCAGACTCATTGCCAAGGAGTCAATGGTACTGGCCGGCGTGAACGTGGCCGCACGGGTGTTCACGTTTCTGGACGCTTCGACCGGTTTCAGGCCGCTCCATGGAGATGGGGCAAGGCTTGCAGCTGGTGACCTCATCGCCGAACTCGATGGTGATTCAGCTATGCTGCTTCAGGGTGAGCGCGTGGCGCTCAACCTTTTGCAGCGCATGAGCGGTACCGCTACGCTCACGTCCCGATACGTGGAGGCTGTGGCGGGAACGCGGGCACGAATCGTCGATACGCGCAAGACAACGCCTGGCCTTCGGGTTCTGGAGAAGTACGCCGTGCGCGTGGGGGGGGGGATAAATCACCGCACCGGCCTTTACGACGGCGTTCTGATCAAGGAAAATCACATAGCTGCCGCAGGCGGAATCACTCAGGCAGTTACCCGTGCCCGTGCCTACATCCCCCACACCATGAAGATTGAAGTGGAAACCGAGACTCTCGCCGAGGTGGCCGAGGCCATCGACGCCGGCGCTGAGATCATAATGCTCGACAACATGGACCTGGCAACCATGACTGAGGCGGTGCAGCTCATCGGCGGTCGTTCCCTCGTGGAGGCTTCGGGCGGGGTTAATCTTGAAACCGTAAGGGGAATAGCCGAAACGGGGGTGGATATCATCTCCGTGGGGGCGCTGACCCACTCTGCCCGCGCCATGGATATTTCGATGCTTCTGGAGGCAGAGTGA
- a CDS encoding HAMP domain-containing protein → MSDPTDHKQPRTRFTLIQKLIASYAAMLFLTTTALAFSVMGLYSLNRTAKEIAKTDLFVIDAANSLRESMLAQERFAGKYSILKSEEFKTLYDQRQAEFLATLGKIGKLDNNGLFRSIVINYDAYRKETGRIFATGGSDPLPAKKEADTVVSLIEELSSSRQKLLGKKLAEADKREADTVKLTLMLAFSGFFLAVSVAALTLHSIYTSIKKLKKGMHRIAEGDFDYDPHIPTGDEIGALAKDFSRMGKKLKELEQISLDASPLTRLPGNIAIERVLNRRLQAGEPFVVCYADLDNFKAYNDHYGYIKASEVIKLTGELIHDTVREVAGNDAFVGHVGGDDFVMVAAADLGIPICEKVIARFDDFIRNHYTAEDLNNGAIKGVDRYGVARNFPIMSISVAIVICSSEEFSSAVEIAKAAADIKDMLKKSPGSNYQFNRRRNPR, encoded by the coding sequence ATGAGCGACCCGACAGACCACAAACAGCCCCGTACCCGCTTCACTCTCATTCAGAAGCTCATCGCCAGTTATGCGGCAATGCTTTTTCTGACCACAACCGCCCTTGCCTTCTCTGTCATGGGGCTCTACTCCCTCAACAGAACCGCAAAGGAAATAGCTAAAACCGACCTTTTTGTCATTGATGCTGCCAACAGCCTCAGAGAATCCATGCTTGCCCAGGAACGTTTTGCCGGGAAGTACTCAATCCTCAAGAGCGAAGAATTCAAAACCCTATATGATCAGCGTCAGGCTGAATTCCTGGCAACCCTTGGAAAAATCGGCAAGCTGGACAATAATGGCCTCTTCCGCTCCATAGTCATCAACTACGATGCCTACCGGAAAGAAACAGGCCGCATCTTCGCAACCGGCGGCAGTGACCCGCTCCCCGCAAAGAAAGAAGCCGACACCGTCGTCAGCCTTATTGAAGAACTTTCCTCCTCCCGGCAGAAGCTTCTTGGGAAAAAACTGGCAGAAGCCGACAAGCGCGAGGCCGATACCGTCAAGCTCACCCTCATGCTTGCTTTTTCCGGTTTTTTCCTGGCAGTTTCCGTAGCAGCTCTCACCCTGCACTCCATCTACACCTCCATCAAGAAACTCAAAAAAGGTATGCACCGAATCGCCGAGGGAGATTTCGACTACGACCCGCACATACCAACCGGTGACGAAATTGGAGCACTGGCGAAAGATTTCTCCCGAATGGGGAAAAAGCTCAAGGAACTTGAGCAGATAAGCCTCGACGCAAGTCCGCTGACGCGTCTCCCCGGCAATATCGCGATCGAACGGGTTCTCAACAGGCGCCTCCAGGCCGGGGAGCCTTTTGTAGTCTGTTATGCCGACCTTGACAACTTCAAGGCATACAACGATCACTATGGTTACATCAAGGCAAGTGAAGTAATAAAATTGACGGGCGAACTTATCCACGATACAGTCCGCGAAGTTGCCGGCAACGACGCCTTCGTAGGTCACGTCGGCGGGGACGATTTCGTAATGGTTGCGGCTGCAGATCTCGGGATCCCCATCTGCGAGAAAGTCATCGCACGTTTCGACGATTTCATCCGCAATCATTACACGGCAGAAGACCTTAACAATGGTGCAATTAAGGGAGTTGACCGCTACGGAGTCGCCCGGAACTTTCCCATCATGAGCATATCGGTGGCCATCGTCATATGCAGCAGCGAAGAATTCTCCTCAGCTGTGGAAATTGCCAAGGCGGCGGCTGATATTAAGGATATGCTGAAGAAATCGCCGGGTAGCAACTACCAGTTCAACAGACGCAGGAATCCCCGATGA